The following proteins are encoded in a genomic region of Bubalus kerabau isolate K-KA32 ecotype Philippines breed swamp buffalo chromosome 15, PCC_UOA_SB_1v2, whole genome shotgun sequence:
- the P2RY2 gene encoding P2Y purinoceptor 2, translating into MATGLDTWNGTTNGTWDGDELDYKCRFNESFKYVLLPVSYGVVCVLGLCLNAAALYIFLCRLKTWNASTTYMFHLAVSDALYAASLPLLVYYYAQGDHWPFSTVLCKLVRFLFYTNLYCSILFLTCISVHRCLGVLRPLHSLRWGRARYARRVAFAVWVLVLSCQAPVLYFVTTSTRSSRIICHDTSAPELFGHFVAYSSVMLSLLFAAPFAVILVCYVLMARRLLKPAYGTSGGLPRAKRKSVRTIAIVLTVFVLCFLPFHVTRTLYYSFRSLDLSCRTLDAINLAYKVTRPLASANSCLDPVLYFLAGQRLVRFARDAKPPTDPTPPTQARHRLGLHRSYGTDANRTEDSASRENSRGTESSLAGSGADTKDIWL; encoded by the coding sequence ATGGCCACAGGCCTGGACACCTGGAATGGTACCACCAATGGCACGTGGGATGGGGATGAGCTGGACTACAAGTGCCGCTTCAACGAGAGCTTCAAGTACGTGCTGCTGCCCGTGTCCTATGGCGTGGTGTGCGTGCTCGGGCTGTGTCTGAACGCCGCGGCGCTCTACATCTTCCTGTGCCGCCTCAAGACCTGGAACGCCTCCACCACGTACATGTTCCACCTGGCCGTGTCGGATGCGCTGTACGCCGCCTCCCTGCCCCTGCTGGTCTACTACTACGCCCAAGGCGACCACTGGCCCTTCAGCACCGTGCTCTGCAAGCTGGTGCGCTTCCTCTTCTACACCAACCTTTACTGCAGTATCCTGTTCCTCACGTGCATCAGCGTGCACCGGTGCCTGGGCGTCCTGCGGCCGCTGCACTCGCTGCGCTGGGGCCGGGCCCGCTACGCCCGCCGGGTGGCGTTCGCCGTGTGGGTGCTGGTGCTGTCCTGCCAGGCCCCTGTGCTGTACTTCGTCACCACCAGCACCCGAAGCAGCCGCATCATCTGCCATGACACCTCGGCACCCGAGCTCTTCGGCCACTTCGTGGCCTACAGCTCCGTCATGCTGAGCCTGCTATTCGCGGCGCCCTTCGCGGTCATCCTGGTCTGTTACGTACTCATGGCTCGGCGGCTGCTAAAGCCGGCCTACGGAACCTCCGGCGGCCTGCCACGGGCCAAGCGCAAGTCCGTGCGCACCATCGCCATTGTGCTGACTGTCTTCGTCCTCTGCTTTCTGCCTTTCCACGTCACCCGCACCCTCTACTACTCCTTCCGCTCGCTGGACCTCAGCTGCCGCACCCTCGACGCCATCAACTTGGCTTACAAGGTCACCCGGCCGCTGGCCAGCGCCAACAGTTGCCTTGACCCCGTGCTCTACTTCCTGGCTGGGCAGAGGCTCGTGCGCTTTGCCCGGGATGCCAAGCCACCCACagaccccacccctcccacccaggctcgCCACCGGCTGGGCCTGCACAGGTCCTACGGAACTGACGCCAACAGGACAGAAGACTCGGCCAGCCGTGAGAACTCCAGGGGGACAGAGTCCTCGCTGGCTGGTAGTGGCGCTGACACTAAGGACATCTGGCTGTAG